The Lachnospiraceae bacterium genome has a window encoding:
- the vanR gene encoding VanR-ABDEGLN family response regulator transcription factor translates to MSDTILIVDDEKEITDLIAVYLENENFTVLRAYTAAQALQYIQQHTHSLDLAILDVMLPDMTGFDLCQKIRQTYQYPIIMLTAKGEEIDKITGLTLGADDYMTKPFLPLELVARVKAQLRRYKRYQSGIPADTDVFTCSGLVLNSRTHECTLNERPLSLTPTEFSILEILLRQQGSVVSAEDLFHQIWQDEYYTKNNNTITVHIRHLREKMGDSFENPKYIKTVWGCGYKIES, encoded by the coding sequence ATGAGCGACACCATTTTAATCGTAGATGATGAAAAAGAAATTACGGATCTGATCGCCGTATATTTAGAAAATGAAAATTTCACTGTCCTGCGCGCCTACACCGCTGCGCAGGCTCTGCAATATATACAGCAGCATACCCATTCGCTCGATCTGGCCATTTTAGACGTGATGCTGCCAGATATGACCGGCTTTGATCTCTGTCAAAAAATCCGCCAGACCTATCAGTACCCCATTATTATGCTGACGGCCAAGGGAGAAGAAATTGACAAAATCACAGGCCTTACGCTTGGCGCTGATGATTATATGACCAAGCCCTTTCTCCCTCTGGAGCTGGTCGCCCGCGTAAAGGCTCAGCTTCGGCGCTACAAGCGCTATCAATCCGGCATCCCTGCCGATACGGATGTGTTTACCTGCTCCGGTCTCGTACTGAACAGCCGCACGCATGAATGTACCTTAAATGAACGCCCCCTCTCCTTAACGCCAACTGAATTTTCCATTTTAGAAATTCTTCTGCGCCAGCAGGGCAGCGTTGTCAGCGCCGAGGATCTATTCCATCAGATCTGGCAGGATGAGTATTATACTAAAAATAATAACACCATAACCGTTCATATCCGGCATTTACGAGAAAAAATGGGGGATTCCTTTGAAAATCCCAAGTACATCAAAACAGTCTGGGGGTGCGGATATAAAATTGAAAGCTAA
- a CDS encoding GHKL domain-containing protein, with protein MGILYLFDSVLNGTVLDWLSERYFQSYSYNYEPGKEYYVTEPNWSAIKSLLLRLFPLLVLCWLSTLMLTSYWQSRRSLKTQTFKISQLIDQIMNQETEQVPLPEEYAQICAQMMQIKASSQRHEQLLKEEAARKNDLITYLAHDLKTPLTSVVGYLSLLDEAGDMPAEQKAKYVHIALTKAYRLEALINEFFDITRYNLQQITLEKETINLDYMLIQMADEFYPLLSAHGNTIQLNVSENLTLYGDSIKLARVFNNILKNAISYSYPNTPIRLSAYAEGQTVRIDFQNQGSTIPPHKLTAIFEKFFRLDEARSTNTGGSGLGLAIAKEIITLHGGTISASSENEITTFHILLPAQP; from the coding sequence ATGGGCATCCTCTATCTCTTTGACAGCGTTTTAAACGGTACTGTTTTAGACTGGCTTTCTGAGCGTTATTTTCAGTCCTATAGCTATAACTATGAGCCCGGCAAGGAATATTATGTCACAGAGCCCAACTGGAGCGCCATTAAGTCTTTGCTGCTCCGGCTCTTTCCGCTGCTGGTCCTTTGCTGGCTCAGTACGCTGATGCTGACCTCCTATTGGCAGTCGCGGCGTTCTTTAAAAACACAGACCTTTAAAATCAGCCAGCTGATTGACCAGATCATGAACCAAGAAACAGAGCAGGTCCCCCTGCCAGAGGAATATGCTCAGATCTGTGCCCAGATGATGCAGATCAAGGCCTCCTCGCAGCGGCATGAGCAGCTCCTCAAGGAAGAAGCTGCACGTAAAAACGATCTGATTACTTATCTGGCGCATGATCTAAAAACGCCTCTTACCTCCGTCGTTGGCTATCTGAGCCTGCTGGACGAGGCTGGTGACATGCCCGCTGAGCAAAAAGCCAAATACGTCCATATTGCGCTCACCAAAGCTTATCGGCTGGAAGCCCTTATCAATGAATTCTTTGATATTACGCGGTATAATCTGCAGCAGATCACATTAGAAAAAGAGACCATTAATCTCGATTATATGCTGATTCAGATGGCTGATGAATTTTATCCGCTCCTGAGCGCCCACGGCAATACGATTCAGTTAAATGTTTCCGAAAACTTAACTCTGTATGGCGATTCCATAAAGCTAGCGCGCGTATTCAACAATATTTTGAAAAACGCCATCAGCTACAGCTATCCCAACACGCCCATTCGGCTTTCCGCATACGCCGAAGGACAAACGGTCCGTATTGACTTTCAAAATCAGGGCAGCACCATTCCGCCGCACAAGCTGACAGCCATTTTTGAAAAATTCTTCCGTTTAGACGAAGCCCGCTCCACCAATACGGGCGGCAGCGGATTAGGCCTTGCCATCGCCAAAGAGATCATTACCCTGCACGGCGGCACCATTTCCGCCTCCAGCGAAAATGAAATCACTACCTTCCATATCCTCCTCCCGGCTCAGCCTTAA
- a CDS encoding D-alanyl-D-alanine carboxypeptidase: MDLSQLYSPHSILLNAENGEILAAYQDDSRIYPASLTKLMTALLLVESGEDLDQSVVIPDWIFDDLYAQDASLAGFDPGEEVCLRDLLYGILLPSGAECCLTAAQAVAGTEEAFIELMNSRAQELSMNDTHFSNTTGLHAADHYTTVQDLALLLRYALQNNTFREALLSQYYSVAPTEMHPDGFTFYSTLSESMQNAELSAPEILGGKTGYTDEAGLCLASLAKISDQEYLLVTAGAAGSHETPPYHILDAISVYRQLAS; encoded by the coding sequence TTGGACTTATCGCAGCTTTACAGCCCCCATTCCATTCTTCTGAATGCTGAAAATGGTGAAATCCTCGCTGCCTATCAGGATGACAGCCGCATCTATCCTGCCTCGCTGACTAAGCTGATGACCGCCCTGCTCCTCGTAGAATCCGGTGAAGACCTGGATCAGAGCGTCGTCATTCCAGATTGGATTTTTGACGATCTATATGCACAGGATGCTTCCTTAGCTGGTTTTGATCCTGGAGAGGAAGTCTGCCTGCGTGACCTCCTTTATGGCATCCTGCTCCCTTCCGGTGCTGAATGCTGTTTGACCGCTGCCCAAGCTGTTGCCGGTACAGAAGAAGCCTTCATCGAGCTTATGAATTCACGCGCTCAGGAGCTTTCGATGAACGATACCCATTTTTCCAACACAACCGGCCTTCATGCCGCAGACCACTACACCACCGTGCAGGACCTAGCCCTACTTTTGCGCTATGCGCTGCAAAATAATACTTTTCGCGAGGCGCTGCTCAGCCAGTATTATTCCGTAGCTCCTACGGAGATGCACCCAGATGGCTTTACTTTTTACAGCACGCTTTCTGAAAGCATGCAAAATGCAGAGCTTTCTGCCCCGGAAATCCTTGGCGGAAAAACCGGCTATACTGACGAGGCAGGTCTTTGTCTGGCAAGTTTGGCTAAAATCAGCGATCAGGAATACCTCCTTGTTACCGCAGGGGCTGCCGGCTCTCATGAGACGCCGCCATATCACATTCTGGACGCAATTTCGGTATATCGGCAGCTGGCATCCTGA
- a CDS encoding 4Fe-4S dicluster domain-containing protein, whose amino-acid sequence MGYLGEEIKKLGFGFMRLPMNGEEVDLEQTKKMVDHYMDLGFTYFDTAYVYMDGKSERAIRDAVVKRYPREAFQLATKMPIWPIKEYADYQPIFDESLARTEAGYFDFYLLHALGKESFQKSEETGGWKFVQEMKEKGLIKHAGFSFHDSAEVLDEILTKHPEAEFVQLQINYADWESENVQSRKCYEVARKHGKPVIIMEPVKGGSLAVMSDELEAKFKSFNPQASVASWALRYAASLEGLVTVLSGMSNMEQLEDNTSFMKDFEPINEAEAKVIAEVVEIFNKAPKIPCTACKYCVDDCPMKINIPRMFSTMNHYMTFGNKEADKKSYANITKDGGLASQCLHCGSCESHCPQHIEIIKELEKIAETFEN is encoded by the coding sequence ATGGGTTACTTAGGGGAAGAGATTAAAAAACTAGGCTTTGGTTTTATGCGTCTGCCAATGAACGGAGAAGAGGTTGATTTGGAGCAGACTAAAAAAATGGTAGATCATTACATGGATCTTGGATTTACATATTTCGATACAGCTTATGTGTATATGGATGGTAAATCAGAGCGGGCAATTCGAGATGCGGTTGTGAAGCGGTATCCGCGAGAGGCATTTCAGCTGGCAACCAAAATGCCGATCTGGCCGATCAAGGAATACGCTGATTATCAGCCGATTTTTGATGAATCTTTAGCCAGAACAGAGGCTGGTTATTTCGATTTTTACTTATTGCATGCGCTTGGCAAGGAATCCTTCCAAAAATCAGAGGAGACAGGCGGCTGGAAGTTTGTACAGGAAATGAAGGAAAAAGGATTGATTAAGCATGCCGGCTTCTCTTTCCATGACAGTGCTGAGGTACTGGATGAAATTTTGACCAAGCATCCGGAAGCAGAATTTGTACAGCTGCAGATCAACTATGCCGATTGGGAAAGTGAAAATGTACAGTCCCGCAAATGCTATGAGGTTGCCAGAAAGCATGGCAAGCCGGTCATTATTATGGAGCCTGTAAAGGGCGGTTCGCTAGCAGTGATGTCAGATGAATTGGAAGCAAAATTCAAGAGCTTTAATCCGCAGGCTTCGGTTGCCTCTTGGGCGCTTCGGTATGCTGCGTCTTTAGAGGGACTGGTTACGGTACTGTCCGGTATGAGCAATATGGAGCAGTTAGAGGATAATACTTCATTTATGAAGGATTTTGAGCCGATCAATGAGGCAGAAGCAAAAGTCATTGCTGAGGTAGTGGAAATCTTTAATAAAGCACCCAAAATCCCCTGCACAGCATGTAAATATTGTGTCGATGACTGTCCTATGAAGATCAATATTCCCAGAATGTTCAGCACCATGAATCATTATATGACATTCGGCAATAAAGAAGCGGATAAGAAGAGCTATGCAAACATCACAAAGGACGGCGGCCTTGCATCGCAGTGCCTGCACTGCGGAAGCTGCGAGAGTCATTGTCCGCAGCATATTGAGATCATCAAAGAGCTGGAAAAAATTGCAGAAACCTTTGAAAATTAA
- a CDS encoding GNAT family N-acetyltransferase, with the protein MPDMLVNLYQLPSNQENKDRLKQKGIRIERALAPDRHKVMQFARENFGEGWASEVSAAFSNQPVSCYIAIKEKKVVGFACYEATAKDYFGPTGVLEAERGQGIGLALLLQSMEGLREAGYGYAIIGSAGPVHFYEKCCGAQVIQNDEPNVYSRMI; encoded by the coding sequence ATGCCGGATATGCTAGTCAATTTATATCAGCTGCCCTCTAATCAAGAGAATAAAGACAGGCTGAAACAGAAGGGAATTCGGATTGAACGGGCGCTTGCGCCTGATCGGCATAAAGTGATGCAGTTTGCAAGAGAAAACTTTGGAGAAGGATGGGCCAGCGAGGTATCGGCTGCATTCAGCAATCAGCCGGTTAGCTGCTATATTGCCATCAAAGAAAAAAAGGTAGTCGGATTTGCGTGCTATGAGGCAACGGCAAAAGACTACTTTGGCCCTACGGGTGTTTTAGAAGCAGAAAGAGGGCAGGGGATTGGCCTGGCCCTTCTTCTGCAAAGTATGGAAGGGCTGCGGGAGGCGGGATATGGATATGCGATTATCGGATCCGCCGGCCCGGTACATTTTTATGAGAAATGCTGCGGTGCACAGGTGATTCAAAATGATGAGCCTAATGTGTACAGCCGCATGATATAA
- a CDS encoding serine hydroxymethyltransferase produces the protein MSLLEDVRIVDSQIAELIQAETRRQHEKIELIASENFVSKAVMAAMGSPLTNKYAEGYPGKRYYGGCEFVDEVEQLAIERAKALFQAGYANVQPHSGSQANFAVYHAFLKPGDTVLGMSLACGGHLTHGSPVNVSGAQYRIVSYGVKEETGCIDYDAVRELALKEKPKLIIAGASAYSRVIDFKRFREIADEVNAMLMVDMAHIAGLVAAGLHPNPVPHAHVVTTTTHKTLRGPRGGMILCNDEEIAKKIDKAIFPGIQGGPLCHVVAAKAVSFFEALQPAFIHYQEQVVQNAKALAEGLQKRGFTIVSGGTDNHLMLVDLRSKGITGKRAENRLDQVGITCNKNAIPFDPEKPFVTSGIRLGTPAVTTRGMKEEDMDRIAQIIDWTVSDFEGRKEEARRAVQLLSEKYPLYQA, from the coding sequence ATGAGCTTATTAGAAGATGTACGTATAGTGGATTCCCAGATTGCCGAGCTGATTCAGGCAGAAACAAGAAGACAGCATGAGAAGATAGAGCTGATTGCTTCAGAGAATTTTGTATCAAAAGCTGTTATGGCAGCGATGGGATCACCGCTGACCAATAAATATGCTGAAGGATATCCGGGAAAACGCTATTATGGAGGCTGTGAGTTTGTAGATGAAGTCGAGCAATTGGCGATTGAAAGGGCAAAAGCGCTCTTTCAGGCAGGATATGCAAATGTGCAGCCACATTCGGGTTCACAGGCGAATTTTGCCGTATATCATGCATTTTTAAAACCGGGAGATACGGTTTTGGGAATGAGCTTAGCCTGCGGTGGTCATTTGACACACGGCAGTCCGGTCAATGTATCAGGAGCGCAATATAGGATTGTCAGCTATGGAGTAAAGGAAGAAACGGGCTGTATTGACTATGATGCTGTAAGAGAACTGGCATTAAAAGAAAAGCCCAAGCTGATCATTGCAGGAGCCTCAGCTTATTCTAGGGTGATTGATTTTAAACGGTTCCGTGAGATTGCCGATGAAGTAAATGCAATGCTCATGGTAGATATGGCACATATTGCAGGTTTGGTAGCAGCAGGGCTGCATCCGAATCCAGTACCCCATGCGCATGTGGTGACAACAACAACGCATAAAACGCTTCGGGGGCCAAGAGGAGGCATGATCCTCTGTAATGATGAGGAAATTGCTAAAAAAATTGACAAAGCTATTTTCCCAGGGATTCAGGGAGGGCCGCTTTGCCATGTAGTTGCGGCTAAGGCAGTCAGCTTTTTTGAGGCGCTGCAGCCTGCGTTTATTCATTACCAAGAACAGGTTGTACAGAATGCAAAGGCGCTTGCAGAAGGCCTGCAAAAACGCGGTTTTACGATCGTTTCAGGCGGTACGGATAATCATCTTATGCTTGTGGATCTGCGTAGCAAGGGCATTACTGGTAAAAGAGCGGAAAACCGCCTCGATCAGGTTGGAATCACCTGTAACAAAAATGCTATTCCATTTGACCCTGAAAAACCATTTGTGACGAGCGGTATTCGTTTGGGAACACCGGCGGTGACAACGCGCGGCATGAAAGAAGAGGATATGGATAGGATTGCACAGATCATTGATTGGACCGTATCAGATTTTGAGGGCAGAAAGGAAGAGGCCCGTCGAGCGGTACAGCTGCTCTCTGAAAAATATCCCTTATATCAAGCATAA
- a CDS encoding threonine/serine exporter family protein — MEQQEFQAYCAAHYKKVCKIALRAGEIMASHGAEAYRIEDTVCRLLKTTGFSYAEAHVSVTGLFITLSDPSLDREVTLVKRISNRVSDLSQISHANEISRRFVSGELTIEQAFQEFDALENKQYYSPFIILLSFVVISSLFTFMFGGYPLDALASAFVGFFVGIAYLLFGKLKSLGFVRDFLASVVLGIFCILFVYFIPIGSHLQPIISGSIMPLVPGMLLTVAIRDLLHGDYMSGVSRAIEASICAVSIAAGVSIVAHLFERSHGALLLDTPPTWFTWGKNWLITPEMIFQAGCSFFSTITFVILFNIEPKHLVPCGIVGAATWFVYYFVIKYVPGIALSNFFAAVTASAISFYMARRLRAPVTIFFTGGIFCMVPGAGIYQTMYYLIGRDLVTGANRFLNTLEIAALIAIAIAVHTSLDSLLRKHHLKKQSQIKR, encoded by the coding sequence ATGGAACAACAGGAATTTCAAGCCTATTGTGCTGCTCACTATAAAAAAGTTTGTAAAATTGCACTGCGTGCCGGGGAAATTATGGCCTCTCACGGAGCCGAGGCTTACCGAATTGAGGACACCGTTTGCCGGCTTTTAAAAACCACTGGTTTCTCTTATGCAGAGGCTCATGTTTCCGTGACCGGTTTATTTATCACCCTATCTGATCCTTCTTTAGACCGCGAAGTTACGCTTGTAAAACGCATCAGCAATCGGGTGAGTGATCTCAGCCAGATCTCGCATGCCAATGAAATTTCACGCCGCTTCGTTTCCGGAGAGCTGACTATTGAACAGGCATTTCAAGAATTTGATGCTTTAGAAAATAAACAGTATTATTCACCGTTTATTATTCTTCTCAGCTTTGTTGTCATTTCCTCTTTATTTACCTTTATGTTCGGCGGCTATCCTCTGGATGCTTTAGCTTCTGCTTTTGTTGGTTTTTTTGTCGGCATAGCCTATCTGCTTTTTGGTAAACTAAAGTCCCTTGGCTTTGTCAGGGATTTTCTAGCTTCTGTTGTCTTGGGCATCTTCTGTATTCTTTTCGTATATTTTATCCCCATTGGTTCCCATCTGCAGCCTATCATTTCTGGATCTATCATGCCTTTAGTCCCTGGTATGCTTCTCACAGTTGCCATTCGGGATTTGCTGCATGGCGACTATATGTCAGGCGTTTCTCGTGCAATTGAAGCTTCTATTTGCGCCGTTTCCATTGCTGCCGGCGTCTCCATCGTTGCCCATCTGTTTGAACGAAGTCACGGTGCTCTGCTCCTTGATACGCCCCCTACTTGGTTCACCTGGGGGAAAAACTGGTTGATTACCCCGGAAATGATATTTCAGGCCGGCTGCTCATTCTTTTCAACCATTACCTTTGTAATTCTATTTAATATTGAACCCAAGCATCTCGTTCCCTGTGGTATTGTGGGCGCAGCCACCTGGTTTGTATATTATTTTGTAATCAAATACGTACCTGGCATTGCTCTTTCTAATTTTTTTGCTGCTGTAACCGCCAGCGCCATTTCATTTTATATGGCTCGCCGGCTTCGTGCACCTGTCACCATTTTCTTTACAGGCGGTATTTTCTGTATGGTTCCGGGGGCGGGAATTTATCAGACCATGTATTATCTGATCGGCCGCGATCTTGTTACGGGAGCTAACCGTTTTTTAAACACTTTAGAAATCGCTGCACTCATCGCCATTGCAATTGCCGTTCACACTTCTTTAGATAGCCTGCTGCGCAAGCACCACTTAAAAAAGCAGTCTCAGATTAAACGGTAA
- a CDS encoding leucine--tRNA ligase, with protein sequence MKIYDHKAIEKKWQNVWEESGAFRASESTDKPKFYALIEFPYPSGQGLHVGHPRPYTAMDIVARKRRMQGYNVLFPMGWDAFGLPTENYAIQNKIHPREVTKRNVAHFKEQLQSLGFSFDWSREVNTTDPGYYKWTQWIFLQLFKKGLAYKKEMSVNWCPSCKCGLANEEVVNGACERCGTPVEHRMKTQWMLKITEYAQKLIDGLEGLDFIERVKTQQTNWIGRSEGAEVDFTANGKTLTIYTTRPDTLFGATYMVMSPEHPYIDEWKDQIENFDEVLSYREFANSKSDFERTELAKEKTGVPLKGIKAVNPVNGQEIPIWISDYVLMSYGTGAIMAVPAHDTRDWEFAKKFDLPIIEVVAGGKVQEEAFTDIATGTMINSGFLDGMSVEEAKKAIVEWLTEKGIGHKKVNYKLRDWVFSRQRYWGEPIPVVYCEHCGGWVPLPEEQLPLLLPEVESYEPGENGESPLAAMTDWVNTTCPVCGGPATRETDTMPQWAGSSWYFLRYMDPHNEHALASKEALNYWLPVDWYNGGMEHTTLHLLYSRFWHRFLYDQGIVPTPEPYQKRTSHGMILGENGVKMSKSRGNVVNPDEVVEEFGADTMRLYEMFIGDFEKAAPWSTQGVKGCRRFAERVWKLQDMVTEGEGYSADLETSMHRTIKKVSQDFESLKFNTGIAALMALLNQFYDKGSVTRGEMKTYLTLLNPVAPHFTEEMWENLGFERHIFQTAWPTYDENKTVEATIEIAVQISGKVKSTIMIPKDADQETAIAAAKADARVAAALEGKTIMKEIYVPGRIVNIVAR encoded by the coding sequence TTGAAGATCTATGATCATAAAGCCATTGAGAAAAAGTGGCAGAATGTTTGGGAAGAGAGCGGTGCGTTTCGGGCTTCTGAATCTACGGACAAGCCGAAATTCTATGCGCTGATCGAATTTCCTTATCCATCAGGACAGGGGCTGCATGTGGGGCACCCGCGTCCTTATACGGCGATGGATATTGTGGCCAGAAAGCGCCGGATGCAGGGATATAATGTATTGTTTCCTATGGGCTGGGATGCGTTTGGACTGCCTACGGAAAACTATGCGATTCAAAACAAGATTCATCCGCGTGAGGTGACGAAGCGGAATGTGGCGCATTTTAAAGAGCAGCTGCAGTCTTTGGGCTTTTCGTTTGACTGGAGCCGTGAGGTTAACACGACGGATCCGGGCTATTATAAATGGACGCAGTGGATTTTTCTGCAGCTCTTTAAAAAAGGCTTGGCCTATAAGAAAGAGATGTCGGTCAATTGGTGTCCGTCCTGCAAATGCGGTTTAGCGAATGAAGAGGTGGTCAACGGAGCCTGCGAGCGCTGCGGCACGCCGGTAGAGCACCGCATGAAGACGCAGTGGATGCTGAAAATTACGGAATATGCGCAGAAGCTGATTGATGGTCTGGAGGGGCTGGATTTTATTGAGCGTGTTAAAACGCAGCAGACCAATTGGATTGGACGTTCAGAGGGGGCAGAGGTTGATTTTACAGCCAACGGCAAAACGCTGACGATTTATACCACGCGCCCAGATACGCTGTTTGGCGCGACGTACATGGTGATGTCGCCGGAGCATCCTTATATTGACGAGTGGAAGGATCAGATTGAAAATTTTGATGAGGTGCTTTCTTATCGGGAGTTTGCCAACAGCAAGTCTGATTTTGAAAGAACGGAGCTTGCGAAAGAAAAGACGGGCGTGCCGCTGAAGGGGATTAAAGCGGTGAATCCGGTGAACGGTCAGGAGATCCCGATCTGGATTTCGGATTATGTGCTGATGAGCTATGGTACCGGCGCGATTATGGCGGTACCGGCGCATGATACGCGCGACTGGGAATTTGCAAAAAAATTTGATCTGCCGATTATCGAGGTTGTGGCAGGCGGCAAGGTACAGGAAGAAGCCTTTACGGATATTGCCACGGGCACGATGATCAATTCTGGCTTTTTAGATGGAATGTCTGTAGAAGAGGCAAAAAAAGCGATTGTGGAATGGCTGACCGAAAAAGGCATTGGACATAAAAAGGTAAACTATAAGCTGCGCGACTGGGTTTTCTCACGTCAGCGCTATTGGGGAGAGCCTATTCCGGTTGTATATTGTGAGCACTGCGGCGGATGGGTGCCGCTGCCAGAGGAGCAGCTGCCGCTTTTACTGCCGGAGGTGGAGAGCTATGAGCCGGGTGAGAACGGCGAATCTCCGCTGGCTGCTATGACGGACTGGGTCAATACGACCTGTCCTGTCTGCGGCGGACCGGCGACGAGAGAGACGGATACAATGCCGCAATGGGCCGGGTCTTCTTGGTATTTCCTGCGGTATATGGATCCGCATAATGAGCATGCACTGGCCAGCAAGGAGGCACTGAATTACTGGCTTCCGGTAGATTGGTACAATGGCGGAATGGAGCATACGACGCTGCATCTGCTGTATTCGCGTTTCTGGCACCGCTTTTTGTATGATCAGGGCATCGTGCCTACGCCGGAGCCCTATCAGAAGCGTACCTCTCATGGGATGATTCTGGGAGAAAACGGCGTGAAGATGTCGAAATCGCGCGGCAATGTTGTCAATCCTGACGAGGTCGTGGAAGAGTTTGGTGCGGACACTATGCGTCTTTACGAGATGTTTATTGGTGATTTTGAAAAAGCAGCGCCATGGTCCACACAGGGCGTCAAGGGCTGCCGCCGATTTGCAGAGCGCGTATGGAAACTGCAGGATATGGTGACAGAGGGAGAGGGCTATAGCGCCGATCTGGAAACCTCGATGCACCGCACGATCAAAAAGGTGAGTCAGGATTTTGAATCTCTTAAATTTAATACCGGCATTGCGGCTTTGATGGCGCTGCTTAATCAGTTTTATGATAAGGGCAGCGTGACTCGGGGCGAGATGAAGACGTATTTAACGTTGCTTAATCCGGTAGCGCCTCATTTCACGGAGGAGATGTGGGAAAATCTGGGATTTGAAAGGCATATTTTCCAGACAGCATGGCCGACTTATGATGAAAATAAGACGGTGGAGGCGACCATTGAAATCGCTGTACAGATCAGCGGTAAGGTGAAGAGTACGATTATGATTCCCAAGGATGCTGATCAGGAAACGGCGATTGCAGCGGCAAAGGCGGACGCAAGGGTGGCTGCTGCGCTGGAAGGAAAAACCATTATGAAAGAGATCTATGTGCCGGGAAGAATTGTGAATATTGTAGCGAGATAA